GGGCATGGAAGTTTCTGCCTGAATATACAGTTTCTGTAAGAGTATTTCTACTTGTGAAAATAACTCCCTAAGCTTACCTTGAACCTGTTGTAGGTTTTTTGTAATGTATTTTGTAATGTCAGCTTCCATGGGAATAGACAAATGAGGTTTATTGGGGAAGCTGAGCGGTTTCTCTGGAAAACATTGCTTAGAGGAACAATGTATATTTCTGGATTTACCTGGTTCCCTCTGCGTCATGTTTCCAGTAGAATAACAACTTGTGGAGATATGGCCACTAAGACCACATCTATAACATTTAGCTGGACAGTATTTACTTTGAGTTTTGTTACTATGCGCTTTACAGTATCTAGCAATATGGCCTACAACACCACATGCAAAACAAGTCTTTACCATTTTAGCTGTACATGCTTTCTTGGTGTCATCCCTCATAGATGATCTATACCGTTTCACTGCTAAAGACACACTTCTAACAGCTCCTAATCTGCTCCAATTCGCTTTGTACTTTACATTGTTGCTATTCAATTTCTGTAATTCAAAACCAGCACTGGGAACTTCTACAATCTCACTCTTTAGCGCCCCCTTATTTGCGCTTGATGAAACACAGACCTTTTCAGAGGGTAAATCTGCTGTGGAATGTGGCTGTGAATTATGGGAAGAGGCCAGACCAGACACCATTTTGGGGAACTCGCTTTTCATGCCAGTCTCTAATTGTGACCTAGTAGCAATCTCATTCCTCAGCTCCTGGATCTCTGCTTAAGACTgagtgtcacgtatgggcagggaagaagtGCTCGCTAAGCTTACCCGCGCCCcggtccctgcctacttgtctgcCTATactaaatgataggccggcaactggtcgacaatcccttactaaataagtgaggggagtcaaatgtcaacacaataaaatacaatcctgtctattgtcaggagcaacagggaaacaagcaactaacaaagacaaactaaacatacacacataaagtcgatgtcagtcaaaccgagtcaagccagcagtgggaagaggtgccgaatcgctataaccaaagagaagtcagatatgAAGCCAGAAGCCAGGGTATACAAGGAAATAAGGGAAcgctagctactcaggtaatgaccactttcacaggcatcttcctagagtctgatgcctggtaatatagggagatgcacatgtggtcaatcagtagctagccactcaggcagcagggcgtaacccggcaacctagcaaacaacaccttgtcagcacctgttaaccctgctggtgctgacactGAGACAGTTTTTCATCAGTAATATCTATACATTGGTTTTCCCATTCCAGTAACTCTGATTCTAACATGTGAATCTGCCTATCTTTATCAAGGATACTCTGGGTTTTTGTATGCAACTTTTTCTCAAGTGCCTCATTTCTCTGCACCTCCAATTTTAGGATCCAACCAACCTCAGCCGCGGCTCGGCTCTCATTTTTgggataaacccctaaatccaactTTAATGCCATACCTCCTCTGGGTACACAGGTACGCTATAATGTATTAACTCATCTGCTATGGCATTCCATCTGCCCATAGTGGTAGCCCATTGTGGTAcagccccaaatttgggccttcTGTTGTCCCTCAATGCACTCAAATTCTTCCTAAGGAAACTCATTCTGAACAACAATCTCAAGTACAGTATCAGATGGCAGGACAATAACtaacacatacacaaacaggcTACACTGGGGTATCTCGTACAAACACTTGTGTGTATGCCCTCCCACACTAGAGACTATAGTGGAGAGTTATAGCacatgttgacatataagtaatatgtgtgccaagtttcatgttaatatccatAGCCGTTTGGAagattttgtggaacatacatacatacacacgcacacacacacacgttgagttttatatatatatatatatatatatatatatatatatatatatatatatatattgataagaAAGGTTTTCTTGGGTGTTCACACAAATTTgaataagcattaaaggggtactccagtggaaaactgatGCCAGACCACtgatgccagagagttaaacagatttgtagattacttctattaaaaaatcgtaatccttctagtGCTTATTAGCAgtagtatactacagaggaagttgaggaagttcttttctatttgaatttattttctgtctgaccacggtgctctctgctgacacctctgtacatgtcagaaactgtccagagcaggataggtttgccttggggattttctcctgtagcatatagcagctgataagtactggaagggttaacacttttaactttctggtaccagttgattaaaaaaaaatagttttccaccggagtacccctttaagccagattATTTGCATTGTCTAGAGATAATAATAATGGCATATTCTTGGATTGGCCATTAACGAATGACCAGCTTTGTTACAATGCATGTAAAGGAGAAGTGTAGTTGAACTGTTGTGgcgccatcactgcagcatctggaCCAGTGATGTtgttatataagagcagtatgtCTTATAGTGTACCTGAGCTTAGATTATCAGGCCATCAATGTAATATCTTGAAAAACCTACCAACATCCATTCATAAGTACATATTTTTCTATACTGTGTAGattaaaacaaaatgaaaaatacataaaaagtcACGGTaaattttacatttgttttgTCAATTAACGCCTCAATTTGCAAAATTTCAATTCACCGATATCTCGAATGAAATACAAACCACAACCCACAGACCAAAAAGACCTTTAATCAATGCACCAAAATTGAAGTCACATAGCAGTATAATAAAAAACAAGTAATGCTGGAGGCACACATTGTAAGTCActttggggaaagggggggggggggggaggactctaTAACCATGATGAGTATCTGCATAGCAAACACCTTGTAAAGAGCACATTTCAATGCAAACACATTTCTAAAGCGAGCATGATAAAAATGATTAATTACTGTTGCTTTTCCCCGTACAAGAATGAGCATTTCACAATGTGATGTTGTTAATGGTACTAAATAAATCAATGTATGATAAAAGAGAAATCTGAATTAAATTAGCCAGGCTGTTTTCATTTATGTTATACCATAAAGGCGCataatgtttataataattctttTTATCCAGGGGAAGAGCAGTATATGGGGAAATGAAACACCAGAACAAACAGAACAGAGCACTGTCTTATTCAGCTCGGTGGAATAACCCAAGACAAATGAGATTGTTCGGCACCTGAAACGTCTGTTAATAATACTCCAACTAGCCTCGGCAAAGTGTAATTAAGCATCTGAACACTCCGCTACATGGGGAAGAGTTGTGGGAGCTACAGCACAAAGCATTCATCTAAGCCTGGATACCAGAAAttgagcagagcagaagataagGGAAGCTGCCCAAACACAGTGTTTCGTCGACACCTATTGTCATTGAGTTGTCCTCTTCTGTCATGCTGTGACAAAATTCTAATTCCAAAGAAAGAAAGGGAAAatgaaaggggaattccaggattttttttatttgactatgctacagggactgtaaagttagtgtagttcataatatggtgtctaCACCTAGGTTTGATGGCTGgctttgcaattcttatgtgatctttgccctgatgtttacagcatacaaaataagagTCATGTCAGCTTTTTCCAGGTCGCAGTGCAGCCGGAGACATTACATCAAAAGTCAGGATTTGAAAGGGAGTGTGtctgtgctttaatgggtggagcgacccctGGGTGAGGGGGATCATTCCCCACAGAGCTGCAGGGATAgagtgtgcttcaatgggtagggtggctgatatgtgggagggagaaaagtgatctcacactgacaaacaagggatcctggaacttgtagttggagggagggaattccaacagaaaatagccatttcacaaaaaataaaaatcagcagCGTTATGGGGGACTTcaaaattcttatgtgatctttgccctgatgtttaCTTTTAACCTCTAatgacacaggacataaatgaaaGTCCTGAAGCCCtgatacttaacacaccaggacgtacatttacgtcctgaacaTGAGTGCAAGCACCAgagtggtgctcgtgtcatgcacggcaggtcccggctgctatcagcagccagggacccgcctgtaatggcggacatcagtgatcacgctgatgctcgccatttacccctcagatgctgtgatcaattcaGATTGCGGAATCTGCAGCAGTGTGGTCAGTAAATGGATGATAGGATCGCCCGCggtgctgctgcagggatccgatcatccgtaatggtggacggaggtcccctcacctgcctccgtccatctccagcagtcttctgctctggtctgagatggagcagaccagagcagaaaatcgccgataatactgatcagtgctatgccctatagcactgaatagtaatagtaatcaaatgattgctataaatagtcccctatggggactattaaagtgtaaaaaaaaatgtaaaaacatttgaaaaatcccttcccccaataaaaatgtaaatcgcccaattttaccattttaccccagaaagtgtaaaaaataaataaacaaataataataaacatatttagtatcaacgtgtgcgtaaatgtccaagctatcaaaatataatgttattgatcgggtacggtgaacggcgtaaacattaaaaaaatatatatagggtGTGCTTCAATGAatagggtggctgatatgtgggagggagaatAGTGATCTCACAATTACAAACAAGGGGAACTTGTAGTTGGTGGGAGGgaattccaacaggaaatagccatttcacaaaagaaaaatcagcagcgttatggtggactcccaatacagccatttagcaccaagacaagcacggatccttcctaagcatgtccattactgtttggcaggtaagaactaaaatcaccttatggtagataacccctttaaagaagttccCGCTTTCGACCATTTTGTTATGGGTTGTCCAACTATTCCGATCATGTACGATCAGCTGTAACTCGGAACTCAGCAGCAGGTGCTCAATTCCACGACATGGGAAATACAGTATTACACAATTCTAATTGAAATCAGTGAActatttattagagatgagctgaATTCCCAAAATGTTTTACTTGAGACTTTGGTCTGAATCAATCCGGTCTACATAAAAAGTTGTGTATTACACTCTGAGATCTCCTAGGATTTATCCTGAGCAGGGGGTAGTTTGCAGTTtacttgagtgtttttttttttttacttgcagttCTACATGACTTTCTTTTGAATTAAATCTGAGAGTGCCGGGATTCATTCTACTATTGCTCTCCTGTACCTGAACTTGAGATTGTCCTTAGAATAAACTGTCAAGGAACCTCATGGGAGGTTTATGTGGCAAACTGTATGCAGAACCCCACTCCACTTATGTCTGTGTGGACTATGCTGTGACACATCTCCTTTAGCATATCAAGGAGGTATCTCCTGACCTGTTTGTGTGTAACTGGACGAGCACAGGAGTCAAGAGACACACAGTTTTCTGTTGCAACTGTTGAATACTTCTCCCAAATGCTACCCCTTTGGTCTTGACCTTCTTTAGCTAAAGATAGACTGCATTTGCAGTGAGACATTAGACAGAATGGATAGTTAATGCTGGCCTATTTGTATGAGGTGTGCCTCGGTTTGCCCTCTCCTCATGTAGTGAAAGGAGCTACATATCATGTGTGCTCTCTGTACTTGACCCACAGCTCCACTAAGGGCTCCATTATAGATGAACTCCATCACAGGGTCCATTCCGTGTCACGATATGATGCTGAATGGGTCCTTTGCACAAGCGACACCTAAATTTGGCATAACAGCTGTGCTGGGCAACCACATACATACCAACATAGGCTGGCATATGTAGCTTTTATCTACCCTACTGATAAAAGATGGCTGGATCAACATACAAATCAAGCACTTTTTACCTTTTGTGTCAACCATAAAGCCTCAAAGATTGTAAGCTTTTTGAGCAGTTCCCTCACTCATCTTGCAAAAATTGTTAGATTAATTATATCTAATGTCTCATTTTGTTTATGCATGTACCCTCTGTATTGCAAAGTTCTGCTAAATATGTTGGTGCCATATTGTATTTGAAGACAACTTGATCCAGCACTTCTAAAACATAGTCTTTTATTAAAATTCATTAAAAGCATGTCACAAACAGGACATAACAATGAGTCAATAGATGAcagagactgcactcaccaaaaGGGTCTTTGTTCAAATTCTGCAGTGCATACAGACAAGGGCAGGTAGAAGTGCCCTTG
Above is a genomic segment from Hyla sarda isolate aHylSar1 chromosome 1, aHylSar1.hap1, whole genome shotgun sequence containing:
- the LOC130311051 gene encoding uncharacterized protein LOC130311051 isoform X2, coding for MKSEFPKMVSGLASSHNSQPHSTADLPSEKVCVSSSANKGALKSEIVEVPSAGFELQKLNSNNVKYKANWSRLGAVRSVSLAVKRYRSSMRDDTKKACTAKMVKTCFACGVVGHIARYCKAHSNKTQSKYCPAKCYRCGLSGHISTSCYSTGNMTQREPAD
- the LOC130311051 gene encoding uncharacterized protein LOC130311051 isoform X1, which produces MKSEFPKMVSGLASSHNSQPHSTADLPSEKVCVSSSANKGALKSEIVEVPSAGFELQKLNSNNVKYKANWSRLGAVRSVSLAVKRYRSSMRDDTKKACTAKMVKTCFACGVVGHIARYCKAHSNKTQSKYCPAKCYRCGLSGHISTSCYSTGNMTQREPGKSRNIHCSSKQCFPEKPLSFPNKPHLSIPMEADITKYITKNLQQVQAD